A window from Halarchaeum grantii encodes these proteins:
- a CDS encoding plastocyanin/azurin family copper-binding protein has product MDRRSYLASVGAAGVAALAGCGGSSDSQTSTTTLPPDTVQCDLVDYAFEPGTDSALEIDAGTTVRFVWKTGGHNVVPEEKPADSDWEGEPEILGEGHTYDYEFTVPGRYHIVCEPHVNMGMVGDIVVRDTESTTAATNDSA; this is encoded by the coding sequence ATGGACCGACGCAGCTACCTCGCGAGTGTCGGCGCGGCGGGTGTCGCCGCGCTCGCCGGTTGTGGCGGAAGCTCGGACTCCCAGACGTCGACGACGACGCTCCCGCCGGACACCGTCCAGTGTGACCTCGTCGACTACGCCTTCGAGCCCGGTACCGACTCCGCCCTCGAAATCGACGCCGGGACGACCGTCCGCTTCGTCTGGAAGACCGGCGGACACAACGTCGTCCCCGAGGAGAAGCCCGCCGATTCCGACTGGGAGGGCGAACCCGAGATCCTCGGCGAGGGCCACACCTACGACTACGAGTTCACCGTCCCGGGACGCTACCACATCGTCTGTGAACCCCACGTCAACATGGGGATGGTCGGCGACATCGTCGTCCGCGACACCGAGTCCACGACGGCCGCGACGAACGACTCCGCCTGA
- a CDS encoding DICT sensory domain-containing protein: MGLRDVLETVRSHEKTLTVYAQRDAIVSELRDYFASQNVAVRYSRCPPDAAEHAVLAHDGVFEAAVGLAALRTLVDPDAPPKRVGEPAPYQPVLEALDGATFASYDHRQTLHATREVEDRAWRAGSGTLHAGFQRLSTVREQRETYARLATRDLDVHVYGAPDADVRIDGVTVHADDSPDVTETWFVVYDGGPDPQQKSALVAEERTPGAFYGVWTYDGALVDRLLAALGDDRLTTN; the protein is encoded by the coding sequence GTGGGACTCAGAGACGTCCTGGAGACGGTCCGCAGTCACGAGAAGACGCTGACCGTCTACGCCCAGCGCGACGCCATCGTCTCGGAGCTACGCGACTACTTCGCCTCCCAGAACGTCGCCGTCCGCTACAGTCGCTGTCCCCCCGACGCCGCCGAACACGCCGTCCTCGCCCACGACGGCGTCTTCGAGGCCGCCGTCGGCCTCGCCGCCCTGCGGACGCTCGTCGACCCCGATGCGCCACCGAAGCGCGTCGGCGAGCCCGCGCCCTATCAGCCGGTCCTCGAAGCGCTCGACGGCGCGACCTTCGCCTCCTACGACCACCGCCAGACGCTCCACGCGACGCGCGAAGTCGAGGACCGTGCGTGGCGCGCCGGCTCCGGCACCCTCCACGCGGGCTTCCAGCGTCTCTCCACGGTCCGAGAGCAGCGCGAGACCTACGCACGCCTCGCGACGCGCGACCTCGACGTCCACGTCTACGGCGCGCCCGATGCCGACGTCCGCATCGACGGCGTCACCGTTCACGCCGACGACTCCCCGGACGTCACCGAGACGTGGTTCGTCGTCTACGACGGCGGTCCCGACCCTCAACAGAAGTCCGCGCTCGTCGCCGAGGAGCGAACGCCCGGGGCGTTCTACGGCGTCTGGACGTACGACG
- a CDS encoding DsbA family protein: MSTRRDYLATAGALGVGLLAGCLGSGGDGSSVDVEVVESMPTPVRGDPDADVTVQVFEDYACPHCATYATEVAPRVFEEYATPGTIRYEHHDFPIPVSETWSWAGANAARAVQEQVDVEAFFEYTHDLFANQGAYVGQGDAGYDFLGSTAEEYGADADAVVRAAKGGKYDPVLRAGKQAGRDMGLDGTPEVYVNGSATDGYEYGTVRDAIEAARQS, encoded by the coding sequence ATGAGTACGCGACGCGACTATCTCGCGACGGCGGGCGCGCTCGGTGTCGGCCTCCTCGCGGGCTGTCTGGGCTCGGGCGGTGACGGGTCGAGCGTGGACGTCGAGGTGGTGGAGTCGATGCCGACGCCGGTCCGGGGCGACCCGGACGCGGACGTGACGGTGCAGGTCTTCGAGGACTACGCGTGCCCGCACTGCGCGACGTACGCGACGGAGGTCGCACCGCGCGTCTTCGAGGAGTACGCGACGCCGGGGACGATCCGCTACGAGCACCACGACTTCCCGATTCCGGTGAGCGAGACGTGGTCGTGGGCGGGCGCGAACGCGGCGCGCGCGGTCCAAGAGCAGGTCGACGTCGAGGCCTTCTTCGAGTACACGCACGACCTGTTCGCGAATCAGGGCGCGTACGTGGGGCAGGGCGACGCGGGCTACGACTTCCTCGGGTCGACGGCCGAGGAGTACGGCGCGGACGCGGATGCCGTGGTTCGGGCGGCGAAGGGCGGGAAGTACGACCCCGTCCTCCGGGCGGGCAAGCAGGCGGGTCGGGACATGGGCCTCGACGGCACGCCCGAGGTGTACGTGAACGGGTCGGCCACCGACGGCTACGAGTACGGGACGGTTCGCGACGCCATCGAGGCGGCCCGCCAGTCGTAG